The Tautonia plasticadhaerens nucleotide sequence GGTTGTTTACCAGGGCGGGCCTCGGCGAGTCGAACGGCCTGCGCACCATCGTCGGCGTCTACGGCGACGGGTCCACCTCGGCACCGCTGGCCAAATACGCCGACGCCCGACGCGCGGAGGACGCCCTGGAACTGGTGCAGCGCCTCGTGGAGGCGGGCCAATCCGCCGAGGTCAACTGAGCCCGGCCGGCCCGACCCGGGCCGGGTCATGACCTCGGCGTCCGTCGTCGGCCGCACGCAACCCCTGAAACGCCCGCCCGGCCCTCACCTCGGCCGGCGCGGGCGTTTCCCGTTTCCGGGCCCTGCGGCCCCCCGGAGCGGGATGCTCGGCCCCCGGGGCCGGTCCGAGGGCGAAACTGCCCAGCCGATCTCGACCGCCGTCATCGGCTCGACGTGCAGACGGGAGAGGGATTCGAGCCCTAGCACCATCACGTCTCGCTCGCTGACGGTCCCCCGGGGGAAGGTCGAGAGCGAGACGCCGTACTTGTCCTCGGCGCCGAACAGGTGCATCAGCTCGTGGACGAAGGTGATCGGGTCCGCGAACGGGGGGACGGCCAGCGGGGCCTCGAAGTCCTCCTCCCGGGCGTAGCAGGCGGCCACGGCCACGCCGGGGATGCCCGTCGCGTCGCTCGGCAGGGCGATCGACTTGCCCGCCCGGCGGACGTGCAGCAGCCAGACGACTTGGTCGGCCTCGATCCGGCGGCCGATCCTCCCGAGCAGGTCGACCGGGTCGGCGAAGCCGAGCGCCCCCGCGGTCCGGCCGAGGATGCCGAGGATCCGGGCCTCGGCGTCCGGGTCGGGCAGGCCGACGCCCCCCCACTCGTCGGGCCGGAAGATGGCGACCTCGCGGTCGGCGTCCGGCTCGACCCCGGAGAAATAGGTGTCGGCCAGGTCGACGTTCACCGGCACCTGCCAGCGGATCGCCTCGCGCTCGATCCAGGCCCCGGCCCGCCGCAACGCCCGGTGCGCCTTGAGGATCTCGTCGTCCGACCAGGGCGTGCCGTCCCGGCCGAGGAAGACCGACACGAGCGCCACCTTGCCCAGCAGCGGGGGGAAGCGTCGGCCCCAGATCCGGAAGCTCCGGAAGGGCACCTCGCCCGGGCCCGGTTCCAGCGCGAGGAACCTCCGGAATTCGGGGCCGGCCCCGCCCGACTCGGCGACCACCCCGTTGATCGCCACGACCCCCACCTCGCCATCCGCGGGCCGGTCGTCCCTCGGCCGTGCCGGGGGAGTTCGGTCCGGGGCCTCGTCGGCCCGATCCTCCTCGACCGGCGGCCGGGCGGCCCCGATCCTCACCCACAGGACCGCGGCCCCCAGGAGGACCAGGGCCGCCACCGAGGCCGCCCCCCACCGGCCGATCCCGGACGCCAGGAGTAGCCCCCCGGCCGCCGAGGCCGCGATCGCGCCCAAACCCCACCGGGCCCATCTCCCCCGTCGAGACCGAGCCATCGTCCGCTCCACCCATCCGAGCAGGGCCCGCCCGTTTGCCTCCCCCGCTGATGCCGATCTTACCCGGGAGGAGGGCCGAGGGCGTCGGTCCCGATCCGTCCTCCCCGTTTCCACGACCCGTGGCGCGGGTCGACGGGTCGACGCCCGGCTCCTGCTGCCCTTGTCCCGAGGTATTCGGCCCGATAGAGTAATCGTTTCGATTCCGTCCGGTTTCGGGCTCGCGATCGACGCTGGCGTCCGAATGGTCCCGACCCGACACGCCGGCTCGACCCGATGCCGGCCGTTGAGGAGCGTGAACGCCGAGATGTACGTCCCCAAGAAGCTGTTCTTCACCAAGGGTGTCGGGGTCCATCGCGAGAAGTTGTCCAGCTTCGAGCTGGCCTTGCGAGACGCCCGGATCGCCTACTACAACCTCGTCCGCGTGTCGAGCATCTTCCCGCCGAATTGCGAGGAAATCTCGATCGAGGAGGGGCTCGAACATCTCCAGCCCGGCCAGATCGTCCATTGCGTGATGAGCGAGTGCGCCACGGCCGAGCCGAACCGCCTGTGCGCCGCCAGCGTCGGCGTGGCGATCCCGCGGGACCGCAACCGCTTCGGCTACCTCTCGGAGCACCACGCCTTCGGCCAGAGCGAGCAGGTGGCCTCGGACTATGCCGAGGACCTCGCCGCCGAGATGCTCGCCACCGTGCTCGGCGTCGAGTTCGACCCGGACAGCTCGTGGGACGAGAAGCGGGAGATCTGGAAGATCGCCGACGTGATCTACCAGACCAAGGAGGTCACCGCGACCTCCGTCGGGCACGCCCGGGGGCACTGGACCACCGTCGTCGCCGCGGCGATCCTGCTGCCCTGAGCCCCGGCGTCGGGCGGGCACGTCCCCGCCCGGCGACCCTGGACTCGCGCCCTCCCCACCGACCCGGGATGCCCATGGCCGCCGACGACTTCCTCCACCGCATCAGCCGACACCGGATCGCCCCCCCCCCGGTCACCGGCGACGTCTCGGCCGCCGACCTCGTCGACGGGGCGATGCTCAGCTACAACGGCGGCCGGCTCCGGGAGCTCTGCCAGGTCTTCGCCCGCAAGATGCTGGAGCCCGACTGCACCGTCGGCCTGACGATCTCCGGCGCCCTCACGCCCGCCGGCCTCGGCATGAGCTGCCTGATCCCGCTGCTCAAGGCCGGGTTCGTCGACTGGATCGTCTCCACTGGGGCGAACCTCTACCACGACACCCACTACGCCCTGGACCTGCCGCTGCACCAGAGCCTCCCCGGGCTGGACGACTTCAAGCTCCGGGAGCACGACATCATCCGCATCTACGACATCGTCTTCGACTACAAGACGCTGCTCGACACCGACGCGTTCTACCGGGAACTGCTCGTCAGCGACGCCTTCTCCCGGTCGATGAGCACCGCCGAGTTCCACTTCGAGGTCGGCAAGTACCTGCACGCCCGGTCGTCGACCCTCGGCGGCACCCCCGGCAACAGCCTGCTGGCCGCCGCCTTCGAGGCCGGCGTGCCGATCTACACCTCCAGCCCCGGCGACAGCTCCATCGGCATGAACGCCGCCGAACGCTCCCTGGCCGGGTCCGGGCTCCAGCTCGACACGCTCAAGGACGTGAACGAGACAGCCGCGATCGTCTACGACGCGAAACGGAGCGGCGGAACCTCCGGCGTCCTGATCCTCGGCGGCGGCAGCCCGAAGAACTTCATCCTCCAGACCGAGCCCCAGATCCAGGAGGTCCTCGGCCTGGAGGAGTCCGGCCACGACTTCTTCCTCCAGATCACCGACGCCCGGGCCGACACCGGCGGCCTCTCCGGCGCCACCCCCCACGAGGCGATGACCTGGGGCAAGGTCGACCCCGACCGCCTGCCCGACGCCGTCGTCTGCTACACCGACAGCACCATCGCCCTCCCGCTGCTGACCGCCTACGCCCTCGACCGCCGGGAGCCGAGGCCGCTCAAGCGGCTCTTCGACCGCCGGGAGGCGATGTACGACCAGATCAAGGCCGCTTACCTCGAACGGGTCTCCAGCGGCCTGCCGACCGGCCTGGCCGCCCGGGAGAAGCAGAAGGCCAGGGGCCAGGACCAGCCCTCCCGTGACCCGAGCCACCCCGATACGGTCGATCGCGCCCGATGACCCGGACGACCCCGGCCTGATCGAGGCCGCCGCGATCCTCCGGGCCGGCGGCCTGGTCGCCTTCCCCACCGAGACCGTCTACGGCCTCGGCGCCGACGCGACCGACCCGGCGGCCGTCTCCCGGATCTTCGCCGCCAAGGGTCGTCCGCCGACCAACCCGCTGATCGCCCACGCCGACGGGATCGACCTCGCCCGGCGTTGCGTCGCCGACTGGCCCGAGTCGGCCGACTCGCTCGCCCGACGCTTCTGGCCGGGCCCGCTGACCCTGGTCCTGCCCCGATCGGCGATGATCCCGGACGTGGTCACCGGCGGCGGGGAGACGGTCGGTGTCCGGGTCCCGGGGGGGGCCGCGGCCCGGTCCCTGATCGCCCGGGTCGGCCGCCCCCTGGCGGCGCCCAGCGCGAACCGATCGACCGGCATCTCCCCCACCCGGGCCGAGCACGTCTCGCGGGACCTCGACGGCCGGATCGACCTGATCCTCGACGCCGGGCCGACCGACGTCGGGCTCGAATCGACGGTGCTCGACCTCACGGCCGACCCTCCCCGCATCCTCCGCCCCGGCCCGATCGAGGCGGGGGCGATCTCGGATCTCCTCGGCCGGCCCGTCCGGTCGGGGGCGGGCGACGCCCCGCCCCCGACCAGACGGGCCGCATCGAGTCCCGGCCTGATGGCCGTCCACTACGCACCCAGGACGAGGGCCGTCCGCGTGGAGCCCGGGGAGGCGGTCCCCGAACTGCCCCCGGCCGATCGCCTGGCGATCCTGGTCGTCGGGGGGGATCGGCCGCCGATGGCCGGGCTCGACGCCGGGCTCCGGGTCGACCTGCCCGAGCCGGTCGGGGCCGCGAGGGACCTCTACGACGCGCTCCATCGCTGCGACTCGTCGCACTCGACTCTGATCCTGGTCGGGATGCCCCCCGACCTGCCGGCCTGGGCCGCGATCCGCGACCGGCTCCGGCGGGCGACCTCCCCGGCCGAACCGGGACCGTCGGCGCGGCATCAATCTTGAAGCGGAGGAGGACGGGCGGGGACGCGATCGGGCCGGAGGCCCTCGATGGGGGACGACCCATGAGTCGGCAGGACGAAAAGCGGCAGCTCCGGGAGACCAAGCGGGAGCTGAAGCGGGCGGGCCGCAAGAAGGCCCGGGCCAGGGCCCGGCACCTGCTGGAGACGGCCCCCGAGGACGCCCACCTCGCCGAGGACGACTACGGGCGATATACCACCGCCCACCTCAACGGGATGGACCGGGACGCGACACGGAGGCCCCGTCCCGACGACCGGGAACCGCCGCAACCCGATCGATCAGATCCTTGACTTCCTCCCCGACCCGGGACCGGCCGACCAGGAAGAAGTCATTGTGGTCCGAGGGGACGCGGAAGCTCGACACCGGCCCCCCGGCCGCTTCGGCGAGCCGGTCCGACATCGAGGCCGGGACGAAGGCATCCCCCGTCCCGTGGCCGATGAGCGTCGGGCAGGTCACCAGGCGGATCTTCCGGAGGTTGTCGAATCGGTGCTTCAAGAGCAGGCCGACCCCGGGGATCGGGTAGAAGATCCGGACCATGTCCGCCATGCTCGAGAACGAGCAGAAGACGGCCAGCCCCGCCATCGGCTCGCGGTGCGCCAGGTCGATCGCCACGGCGCCGCCGAGCGACCAACCAGCGGCGATGATCCGGGTCGGGTCGACGTCGGATCGGGCCCGCAGGTGGGCCAGGGCCGCATCGGCGGTGGCGTAGCAGCCCCGCTCGCCGGCCTCCCCCCCGCTGAGGCCGTAGCCCAGGTATTCGGCGATCATCACGTTGGCCCCCAGGCGTCGGAAGGCCTCGAACTCGCCGGTGCAGTGGGCGAGGCAGTCGCCGTTGCCGTAGAAGTAGAGGATCGTCGGCCGGCTCGGGGCGTCGGGCCTCGGGTCACCGTCGGGGGTCAGGGCGGGGCCGAACAGGGCGACGACCCGCCCCCCCGGATTCGCCTCCAGCTCGACGAGTTCGGCCCCCGGGCCAGCCCGGACCGAGGCCGT carries:
- a CDS encoding alpha/beta hydrolase encodes the protein MQEQVRASRPDRGRVRPLWARVLNGLSRPIRMAGAVYLGFILVLSTMQSQMIFPGQSSQGAATASVRAGPGAELVELEANPGGRVVALFGPALTPDGDPRPDAPSRPTILYFYGNGDCLAHCTGEFEAFRRLGANVMIAEYLGYGLSGGEAGERGCYATADAALAHLRARSDVDPTRIIAAGWSLGGAVAIDLAHREPMAGLAVFCSFSSMADMVRIFYPIPGVGLLLKHRFDNLRKIRLVTCPTLIGHGTGDAFVPASMSDRLAEAAGGPVSSFRVPSDHNDFFLVGRSRVGEEVKDLIDRVAAVPGRRDGASVSRPGPSR
- a CDS encoding homospermidine biosynthesis protein — encoded protein: MPMAADDFLHRISRHRIAPPPVTGDVSAADLVDGAMLSYNGGRLRELCQVFARKMLEPDCTVGLTISGALTPAGLGMSCLIPLLKAGFVDWIVSTGANLYHDTHYALDLPLHQSLPGLDDFKLREHDIIRIYDIVFDYKTLLDTDAFYRELLVSDAFSRSMSTAEFHFEVGKYLHARSSTLGGTPGNSLLAAAFEAGVPIYTSSPGDSSIGMNAAERSLAGSGLQLDTLKDVNETAAIVYDAKRSGGTSGVLILGGGSPKNFILQTEPQIQEVLGLEESGHDFFLQITDARADTGGLSGATPHEAMTWGKVDPDRLPDAVVCYTDSTIALPLLTAYALDRREPRPLKRLFDRREAMYDQIKAAYLERVSSGLPTGLAAREKQKARGQDQPSRDPSHPDTVDRAR
- a CDS encoding L-threonylcarbamoyladenylate synthase, translating into MTRATPIRSIAPDDPDDPGLIEAAAILRAGGLVAFPTETVYGLGADATDPAAVSRIFAAKGRPPTNPLIAHADGIDLARRCVADWPESADSLARRFWPGPLTLVLPRSAMIPDVVTGGGETVGVRVPGGAAARSLIARVGRPLAAPSANRSTGISPTRAEHVSRDLDGRIDLILDAGPTDVGLESTVLDLTADPPRILRPGPIEAGAISDLLGRPVRSGAGDAPPPTRRAASSPGLMAVHYAPRTRAVRVEPGEAVPELPPADRLAILVVGGDRPPMAGLDAGLRVDLPEPVGAARDLYDALHRCDSSHSTLILVGMPPDLPAWAAIRDRLRRATSPAEPGPSARHQS
- a CDS encoding pyruvoyl-dependent arginine decarboxylase; the protein is MYVPKKLFFTKGVGVHREKLSSFELALRDARIAYYNLVRVSSIFPPNCEEISIEEGLEHLQPGQIVHCVMSECATAEPNRLCAASVGVAIPRDRNRFGYLSEHHAFGQSEQVASDYAEDLAAEMLATVLGVEFDPDSSWDEKREIWKIADVIYQTKEVTATSVGHARGHWTTVVAAAILLP